One part of the Lytechinus pictus isolate F3 Inbred chromosome 3, Lp3.0, whole genome shotgun sequence genome encodes these proteins:
- the LOC129283841 gene encoding uncharacterized protein LOC129283841, with amino-acid sequence MIVYKKWLISMFTTLFIIRLIVGCLACILGIPGNIAIVVVFTKQGIKNATDVTFIALAVVDVIACIMNGMKIPIAFFHDEHPWACYIEVIGARSPLYAGLFLTISIAFYRYQAVCKPFDRRFGRRASTLVSICCPIIAFGLHIPFFFITKSLKRRGQYGCNVYGDISWGRDVYAKSQAIVFFVSALVITALYIRIYKFIRAHQIIRQQMTNIYSSDCQGRPGENIDTKADSVLSVSGDISKSDITVSAEGESIGITEMTSSVDIKPAKLKKAFQKATSHKMKGSSKKLHSHQSDHKTTQVVIIITVLFFLLWLPNIVIDQIPNDQITRILLAKDNGSLIFYFTLQVKYISHITNVFVYILAFRRFRQTCCRLF; translated from the coding sequence atgaTTGTCTATAAGAAGTGGTTAATCAGCATGTTCACTACTTTATTTATAATCCGTTTGATTGTTGGGTGTTTAGCCTGCATACTTGGTATACCTGGTAACATAGCAATTGTCGTCGTCTTTACAAAGCAAGGTATTAAGAATGCTACCGATGTTACCTTCATCGCCCTTGCAGTTGTCGACGTCATTGCTTGTATCATGAACGGGATGAAGATACCCATAGCTTTCTTTCATGATGAGCATCCTTGGGCATGTTATATCGAGGTGATTGGAGCGAGATCACCTCTCTATGCCGGATTGTTTTTGACCATCTCGATAGCGTTTTATCGCTACCAAGCGGTATGTAAGCCATTTGACAGACGATTCGGACGACGAGCTTCCACACTGGTCTCTATCTGTTGTCCCATCATCGCCTTCGGTCTTCATATACCGTTCTTTTTCATCACAAAGTCTCTAAAACGTCGTGGGCAGTATGGATGCAATGTATACGGTGATATTTCTTGGGGGCGTGACGTATATGCCAAGTCTCAAGCAATTGTATTCTTTGTTTCTGCGTTGGTTATAACAGCTTTATATATTCGTATTTACAAGTTCATTCGTGCTCATCAGATCATTCGTCAACAAATGACCAACATATATAGTTCCGATTGCCAAGGACGTCCAGGTGAAAATATAGATACAAAAGCCGACTCTGTCCTTTCAGTAAGTGGCGatatatcaaaatcagatattaCCGTTTCAGCAGAAGGAGAATCCATCGGAATTACTGAAATGACATCTTCAGTAGATATCAAACCAGCCAAATTGAAGAAGGCATTCCAGAAAGCAACAAGTCACAAGATGAAAGGATCATCAAAGAAGCTCCATAGCCACCaatcagaccataaaacaacTCAAgtcgtcatcattattaccgTCTTGTTTTTTCTTCTCTGGCTCCCGAATATTGTTATCGATCAGATTCCTAATGATCAAATCACTCGCATTCTCTTGGCGAAAGACAACGGATCTctcatattttatttcactCTTCAAGTCAAGTATATTAGTCATATCACcaatgtatttgtttatattttggcATTCCGTCGTTTCAGACAGACATGTTGTCGTTTATTTTAA